One window from the genome of Corynebacterium sp. SCR221107 encodes:
- the dusB gene encoding tRNA dihydrouridine synthase DusB — translation MWGVTLTIGSLELQSPVVLAPMAGVTNVAFRTLCREQELEKTGTVSGLYVCEMITARALVERNEKTLHMTTFGPEETPRSMQLYTVDPEYTYKAAKMIVDEDLADHIDMNFGCPVPKVTRRGGGSALPYKRRLFGNIVAAAVKATEGTDIPVTVKFRVGIDDEHKTHLDAGRIAVEEGAAAVALHARTAAQRYSGEADWNEITLLKQHLAHTGIPVLGNGDIFKAEDATKMMEQTGCDGVVVGRGCLGRPWLFAELSAALRGEGIPAEPTFGEVTKIIRRHAQLLAEHDGEAKACRDLRKHMGWYLRGFPVGSELRAELARVSTLQQLEELLAPYADSPALAADADGARGRQGSPAKVLLPEGWLDDPEDATVPEGAELMHSGG, via the coding sequence ATGTGGGGCGTGACTTTAACTATTGGTTCCTTAGAATTGCAGTCCCCCGTGGTCCTGGCCCCCATGGCGGGCGTGACCAACGTGGCCTTTAGAACGCTGTGTCGCGAGCAGGAGCTAGAAAAGACCGGAACCGTGTCGGGTCTGTATGTCTGCGAGATGATTACCGCCCGCGCCCTCGTCGAGCGCAACGAGAAGACCTTGCACATGACCACCTTCGGCCCGGAGGAAACGCCTCGTTCGATGCAGCTCTATACGGTCGATCCCGAGTACACGTACAAGGCCGCGAAGATGATCGTGGACGAAGACTTAGCCGACCACATCGACATGAACTTCGGCTGCCCGGTTCCCAAGGTCACCCGCCGCGGCGGTGGCTCGGCGCTTCCTTACAAGCGCCGGCTTTTCGGCAACATCGTCGCAGCGGCAGTCAAGGCCACCGAGGGCACGGACATTCCGGTCACCGTGAAGTTCCGCGTCGGCATTGACGACGAACACAAGACCCACCTCGATGCCGGCCGCATTGCCGTCGAGGAAGGCGCCGCCGCCGTCGCCCTGCACGCCCGCACCGCCGCCCAGCGCTATTCGGGCGAGGCGGACTGGAATGAAATCACCCTCCTCAAGCAGCACCTCGCACACACCGGCATCCCGGTCCTCGGCAATGGCGACATTTTTAAGGCCGAAGACGCCACCAAGATGATGGAACAAACCGGCTGCGACGGAGTGGTCGTTGGACGCGGGTGCTTGGGCCGTCCGTGGCTGTTCGCGGAGCTTTCCGCCGCCTTGCGCGGTGAGGGGATTCCGGCGGAACCCACCTTCGGTGAGGTGACCAAAATTATTCGTCGGCACGCGCAGCTGCTCGCCGAACACGACGGTGAGGCTAAGGCCTGCCGCGACCTACGCAAGCACATGGGATGGTACCTGCGCGGTTTCCCCGTCGGCAGCGAACTGCGCGCCGAGCTAGCAAGAGTATCCACCCTCCAGCAGCTTGAGGAATTGCTTGCCCCCTATGCAGACTCCCCCGCTCTCGCCGCCGACGCCGACGGCGCCCGCGGACGCCAAGGTTCGCCGGCGAAGGTGCTCCTTCCCGAGGGCTGGCTCGACGATCCCGAGGACGCCACCGTTCCGGAAGGCGCGGAACTTATGCATTCTGGCGGATAG